A single window of Microbispora hainanensis DNA harbors:
- the rodA gene encoding rod shape-determining protein RodA: MTEALGVRRRSFASRVVGRGSVVWRMDWLLFGAVVALSAIGTLLVWSATRTWSSIEPTGMAKKHVLNLLIGLALYSAIAVTDYRWLRTYAPVLYGIAVLGLILVISPMGSTVNGHHSWILLGGGFALQPAELMKPALVVMLARLLAPVSEKGKTKDRPRGSGLALSLAAAGGAAALVMLQPDLGTTMVLMATTGAIIVFAGIRKRWVLAGVLLAGLAGVAVWALGLLKPYQVARFTALIDPSSDPRGVGYNSTQALVAIGSGEVFGKGLFHGGQTTGRFVPEQHTDFIFTVAGEELGFVGSVTVVALLGVVLLRGVRIARMCNDRFSALVSGGIVAWLGFQTLVNVGMTIGIMPITGVPLPFVSYGGTATFANMTAVAILQAIHLRSRPG, translated from the coding sequence ATGACTGAAGCCCTCGGGGTAAGGCGGAGGTCGTTCGCGAGCCGCGTCGTCGGCAGGGGATCGGTCGTCTGGCGGATGGACTGGCTGCTGTTCGGCGCGGTGGTCGCGCTCAGCGCGATCGGCACGCTGCTGGTGTGGTCGGCCACCCGCACGTGGTCGTCGATCGAGCCGACGGGCATGGCCAAGAAGCACGTGCTCAACCTGCTCATCGGCCTGGCCCTCTACAGCGCGATCGCGGTGACCGACTACCGCTGGCTGCGCACGTACGCGCCGGTCCTGTACGGCATCGCCGTCCTCGGGCTGATCCTGGTGATCAGCCCGATGGGTTCGACGGTCAACGGCCACCACTCGTGGATCCTGCTCGGCGGGGGTTTCGCCCTGCAGCCCGCCGAGCTGATGAAGCCGGCGCTGGTGGTGATGCTGGCGCGGCTGCTGGCCCCGGTGTCCGAGAAGGGGAAGACCAAGGACCGGCCGAGGGGCTCCGGTCTCGCGCTGTCGCTGGCGGCGGCGGGCGGGGCGGCGGCGCTGGTCATGCTGCAGCCCGACCTCGGCACCACGATGGTGCTGATGGCGACGACCGGCGCGATCATCGTCTTCGCCGGGATACGCAAGCGCTGGGTGCTGGCCGGGGTGCTGCTCGCGGGCCTCGCGGGGGTGGCGGTGTGGGCGCTGGGGCTGCTCAAGCCCTACCAGGTGGCGCGGTTCACCGCGCTCATCGACCCGTCGAGCGACCCGCGCGGCGTGGGCTACAACAGCACGCAGGCGCTCGTGGCGATCGGGTCGGGCGAGGTGTTCGGCAAGGGCCTGTTCCACGGCGGCCAGACCACGGGTCGCTTCGTGCCCGAGCAGCACACCGACTTCATCTTCACCGTCGCGGGCGAGGAGCTCGGCTTCGTCGGGTCGGTCACCGTGGTGGCCCTGCTCGGCGTGGTGCTGCTGCGCGGCGTGCGGATCGCCCGGATGTGCAACGACCGGTTCAGTGCGCTCGTCTCCGGCGGCATCGTCGCGTGGCTGGGCTTCCAGACCCTCGTCAACGTCGGCATGACGATCGGAATCATGCCGATCACCGGCGTGCCGCTGCCGTTCGTCTCCTACGGCGGCACGGCGACGTTCGCGAACATGACGGCGGTGGCCATCCTGCAGGCGATCCATCTCAGGTCGCGGCCCGGGTGA